The following are encoded together in the Ooceraea biroi isolate clonal line C1 chromosome 2, Obir_v5.4, whole genome shotgun sequence genome:
- the LOC105283379 gene encoding neuroligin-2 isoform X2 codes for MAARGRQRGSAVGRAAVVRCCSCLLLTAAAAFAQDSISSGSRYYNRDGVYVPQDVSGYRTYVYKDRRYGYQPSYLDPVYRGPTRAPEDRYLYEGTTPRFPLPGILGGWREDLQGKERPDSKHFRDRDVLVNTNYGQVQGFKVQLYDDPHARHRPWNIAVERVTKLVNVFLGIPYALPPTREGRFKPPRPHRGWQLLQAVDWGPACPQPSEYTGATKGVRDVDEDCLYLNIFTPSVASGLAHKYAVMFYIHGGEFTHGASNLFPAHILSAFYNVVVVSINYRLGALGFLSTGDENSPGNYGILDQAMALRWVYDNIAAFNGNPEAITLFGPGAGAASAGLLMVAPRTRHMVSKVIAQSGSALADWAVIIDKYRAQNTSRVFAESLGCSIESSWKLVQCLKDGRSFLELGNSELKPHVGMFPWAPVLDFNFTIPEDTWYEDWRMSDWHFFAEKPEESIKARKYRKDLAYMAGVTTQEAAFIIKNNVTLARNRYIIDSDLFDQKVWELVLQYNYTLNPHGVFEAIKYMYTYWPDPKNVTHIRDQFISLLSDFHYVAPNDKIAKLLVERHVPTYLYVLNTSIEALNSPQWMRVPHDTELLWLTGAPFMDVEFFPQKFKLNRDMWTDNDRNMSHFFMQAYSNFATYGNPTPSQILGLHFDLARHGQLRYLNINTTFNSSIQINYRQTESAFWSMYLPTVIGHLVPTYPPVTEYWWEPKQPLQIAFWSMSTACLLLLVLSVVCCMLWRNAKSKTKAAYRMRADNPITTIAETS; via the exons ATGGCCGCGCGTGGACGACAGCGCGGGTCCGCGGTGGGACGCGCCGCCGTTGTCCGTTGTTGCTCGTGCCTGCTGCTGACGGCTGCCGCCGCGTTTGCCCAGGACTCCATCTCGTCCGGCAGCCGATACTACAATCGCGACGGTGTGTACGTGCCGCAAGATGTGTCCGGCTATAGAACCTACGTGTACAAGGACAGGAGGTATGGCTATCAGCCCAGCTACCTGGACCCTGTTTACAGAGGACCTACGAGGGCTCCTGAAGATCGGTACCTTTATGAA ggTACGACGCCAAGATTTCCGTTACCAGGAATATTGGGCGGTTGGCGCGAAGATCTTCAAGGAAAAGAAAGACCGGATTCTAAGCACTTTAGGGACAGAGACGTGCtggtaaatacaaattatggTCAAGTGCAAGGATTCAAGGTTCAATTGTATGACGATCCCCATGCGAGGCACAGACCTTGGAACATAGCGGTGGAAAGAGTCACGAAACTTGTCAATGTATTCTTGGGCATACCTTATGCCTTACCGCCTACCAGGGAAGGTCGTTTCAAACCTCCCAGGCCTCACAg AGGGTGGCAACTTTTGCAAGCAGTCGATTGGGGGCCGGCTTGCCCACAACCCAGTGAATATACTGGTGCTACCAAAGGTGTGCGAGATGTCGATGAAGATTGCTTGTACCTAAATATCTTTACACCCTCG GTTGCTTCTGGACTAGCACACAAGTACGCGGTGATGTTCTACATACATGGCGGCGAGTTCACTCACGGAGCCAGTAACCTGTTCCCGGCTCATATATTGTCCGCGTTTTACAATGTTGTAGTGGTATCAATCAACTATCGTCTCGGAGCTCTTG GATTTTTAAGTACCGGCGATGAGAATAGCCCTGGCAACTATGGTATTCTCGATCAAGCTATGGCATTACGATGGGTCTACGACAATATAGCGGCTTTTAATGGTAATCCCGAGGCTATAACGCTCTTCGGACCAGGTGCTGGAGCAGCCAGCGCAGGATTATTAATGGTCGCGCCTAG AACTCGGCACATGGTGTCTAAAGTGATAGCGCAGTCAGGCTCAGCGCTAGCCGATTGGGCGGTGATAATAGACAAGTACCGAGCGCAGAACACATCGCGAGTCTTCGCGGAGTCGCTAGGTTGCAGCATAGAGAGCAGTTGGAAACTGGTGCAGTGCCTGAAGGACGGACGCAGTTTCCTCGAGTTGGGCAATTCCGAATTGAAACCACATGTCGGCATGTTCCCGTGGGCACCTGTGCTAGACTTCAACTTCACGATACCGGAGGATACCTGGTACGAGGACTGGAGGATGTCCGACTGGCACTTTTTCGCGGAGAAACCGGAGGAGAGCATCAAGGCTCGCAAGTACAGGAAGGATTTAGCGTACATGGCCGGCGTCACGACGCAGGAAGCGGCATTTATCATAA AGAACAACGTTACCTTAGCACGAAATCGGTACATAATAGATTCTGACTTATTCGATCAAAAGGTCTGGGAACTAGTTCTTCAGTACAACTACACTCTGAATCCGCATGGCGTTTTCGAGGCGATCAAGTACATGTACACCTATTGGCCAGATCCGAAAAACGTCACGCATATACGTGATCAGTTCATAAGT CTTCTGTCCGATTTCCATTACGTCGCACCGAACGACAAAATCGCAAAGCTATTGGTGGAGAGGCACGTGCCGACCTACCTGTACGTCCTAAACACCTCGATAGAAGCGCTCAATTCACCGCAATGGATGAGAGTGCCTCACGACACGGAGCTTCTTTGGCTAACAGGGGCGCCGTTCATGGATGTTG AATTCTTCCCGCAAAAGTTCAAGCTGAACCGAGACATGTGGACGGACAATGATCGTAACATGAGCCACTTTTTCATGCAGGCGTATTCTAATTTCGCAACGTACGG AAATCCGACGCCCTCGCAGATCTTGGGATTGCATTTTGACCTCGCCCGTCACGGGCAATTGCGCTATCTCAATATCAACACGACGTTCAACAGCTCGATCCAGATCAACTATCGCCAAACGGAGAGCGCCTTTTGGTCTATGTACTTGCCGACTGTTATTGGCCACCTCGTTCCCACGTATCCTCCTGTCACCGAA TATTGGTGGGAGCCGAAACAACCGCTTCAAATCGCGTTCTGGTCGATGTCGACGGCGTGCCTGCTGCTGCTCGTACTTTCCGTGGTGTGCTGCATGCTTTGGCGTAACGCCAAAAG CAAAACAAAGGCAGCTTATAGGATGCGTGCAG ACAATCCGATCACTACTATAGCGGAGACATCCTGA
- the LOC105283379 gene encoding neuroligin-4, Y-linked isoform X1: MAARGRQRGSAVGRAAVVRCCSCLLLTAAAAFAQDSISSGSRYYNRDGVYVPQDVSGYRTYVYKDRRYGYQPSYLDPVYRGPTRAPEDRYLYEGTTPRFPLPGILGGWREDLQGKERPDSKHFRDRDVLVNTNYGQVQGFKVQLYDDPHARHRPWNIAVERVTKLVNVFLGIPYALPPTREGRFKPPRPHRGWQLLQAVDWGPACPQPSEYTGATKGVRDVDEDCLYLNIFTPSVASGLAHKYAVMFYIHGGEFTHGASNLFPAHILSAFYNVVVVSINYRLGALGFLSTGDENSPGNYGILDQAMALRWVYDNIAAFNGNPEAITLFGPGAGAASAGLLMVAPRTRHMVSKVIAQSGSALADWAVIIDKYRAQNTSRVFAESLGCSIESSWKLVQCLKDGRSFLELGNSELKPHVGMFPWAPVLDFNFTIPEDTWYEDWRMSDWHFFAEKPEESIKARKYRKDLAYMAGVTTQEAAFIIKNNVTLARNRYIIDSDLFDQKVWELVLQYNYTLNPHGVFEAIKYMYTYWPDPKNVTHIRDQFISLLSDFHYVAPNDKIAKLLVERHVPTYLYVLNTSIEALNSPQWMRVPHDTELLWLTGAPFMDVEFFPQKFKLNRDMWTDNDRNMSHFFMQAYSNFATYGNPTPSQILGLHFDLARHGQLRYLNINTTFNSSIQINYRQTESAFWSMYLPTVIGHLVPTYPPVTEYWWEPKQPLQIAFWSMSTACLLLLVLSVVCCMLWRNAKRQSDHYYSGDILMVREDEHSEGIENLTRSSKENIYEYRDVPTVKSRIPRQNEARLQERLAHNRKFSSTPSLRSNSNVSLKDMRSEGFVTSSPNGQPKLTKTMSQTALPKAKSKTLLVQGVPQTAV; encoded by the exons ATGGCCGCGCGTGGACGACAGCGCGGGTCCGCGGTGGGACGCGCCGCCGTTGTCCGTTGTTGCTCGTGCCTGCTGCTGACGGCTGCCGCCGCGTTTGCCCAGGACTCCATCTCGTCCGGCAGCCGATACTACAATCGCGACGGTGTGTACGTGCCGCAAGATGTGTCCGGCTATAGAACCTACGTGTACAAGGACAGGAGGTATGGCTATCAGCCCAGCTACCTGGACCCTGTTTACAGAGGACCTACGAGGGCTCCTGAAGATCGGTACCTTTATGAA ggTACGACGCCAAGATTTCCGTTACCAGGAATATTGGGCGGTTGGCGCGAAGATCTTCAAGGAAAAGAAAGACCGGATTCTAAGCACTTTAGGGACAGAGACGTGCtggtaaatacaaattatggTCAAGTGCAAGGATTCAAGGTTCAATTGTATGACGATCCCCATGCGAGGCACAGACCTTGGAACATAGCGGTGGAAAGAGTCACGAAACTTGTCAATGTATTCTTGGGCATACCTTATGCCTTACCGCCTACCAGGGAAGGTCGTTTCAAACCTCCCAGGCCTCACAg AGGGTGGCAACTTTTGCAAGCAGTCGATTGGGGGCCGGCTTGCCCACAACCCAGTGAATATACTGGTGCTACCAAAGGTGTGCGAGATGTCGATGAAGATTGCTTGTACCTAAATATCTTTACACCCTCG GTTGCTTCTGGACTAGCACACAAGTACGCGGTGATGTTCTACATACATGGCGGCGAGTTCACTCACGGAGCCAGTAACCTGTTCCCGGCTCATATATTGTCCGCGTTTTACAATGTTGTAGTGGTATCAATCAACTATCGTCTCGGAGCTCTTG GATTTTTAAGTACCGGCGATGAGAATAGCCCTGGCAACTATGGTATTCTCGATCAAGCTATGGCATTACGATGGGTCTACGACAATATAGCGGCTTTTAATGGTAATCCCGAGGCTATAACGCTCTTCGGACCAGGTGCTGGAGCAGCCAGCGCAGGATTATTAATGGTCGCGCCTAG AACTCGGCACATGGTGTCTAAAGTGATAGCGCAGTCAGGCTCAGCGCTAGCCGATTGGGCGGTGATAATAGACAAGTACCGAGCGCAGAACACATCGCGAGTCTTCGCGGAGTCGCTAGGTTGCAGCATAGAGAGCAGTTGGAAACTGGTGCAGTGCCTGAAGGACGGACGCAGTTTCCTCGAGTTGGGCAATTCCGAATTGAAACCACATGTCGGCATGTTCCCGTGGGCACCTGTGCTAGACTTCAACTTCACGATACCGGAGGATACCTGGTACGAGGACTGGAGGATGTCCGACTGGCACTTTTTCGCGGAGAAACCGGAGGAGAGCATCAAGGCTCGCAAGTACAGGAAGGATTTAGCGTACATGGCCGGCGTCACGACGCAGGAAGCGGCATTTATCATAA AGAACAACGTTACCTTAGCACGAAATCGGTACATAATAGATTCTGACTTATTCGATCAAAAGGTCTGGGAACTAGTTCTTCAGTACAACTACACTCTGAATCCGCATGGCGTTTTCGAGGCGATCAAGTACATGTACACCTATTGGCCAGATCCGAAAAACGTCACGCATATACGTGATCAGTTCATAAGT CTTCTGTCCGATTTCCATTACGTCGCACCGAACGACAAAATCGCAAAGCTATTGGTGGAGAGGCACGTGCCGACCTACCTGTACGTCCTAAACACCTCGATAGAAGCGCTCAATTCACCGCAATGGATGAGAGTGCCTCACGACACGGAGCTTCTTTGGCTAACAGGGGCGCCGTTCATGGATGTTG AATTCTTCCCGCAAAAGTTCAAGCTGAACCGAGACATGTGGACGGACAATGATCGTAACATGAGCCACTTTTTCATGCAGGCGTATTCTAATTTCGCAACGTACGG AAATCCGACGCCCTCGCAGATCTTGGGATTGCATTTTGACCTCGCCCGTCACGGGCAATTGCGCTATCTCAATATCAACACGACGTTCAACAGCTCGATCCAGATCAACTATCGCCAAACGGAGAGCGCCTTTTGGTCTATGTACTTGCCGACTGTTATTGGCCACCTCGTTCCCACGTATCCTCCTGTCACCGAA TATTGGTGGGAGCCGAAACAACCGCTTCAAATCGCGTTCTGGTCGATGTCGACGGCGTGCCTGCTGCTGCTCGTACTTTCCGTGGTGTGCTGCATGCTTTGGCGTAACGCCAAAAG ACAATCCGATCACTACTATAGCGGAGACATCCTGATGGTACGAGAGGATGAGCACTCCGAGGGAATCGAGAATTTAACGCGCTCGTCCAAGGagaatatatatgaatatcgCGATGTACCGACAGTGAAGTCTAGAATACCACGTCAAAACGAAGCGAGATTGCAAGAACGTTTAGCGCACAATAGGAAGTTCAGCTCTACACCCTCATTACGAAGCAACTCAAACGTCTCGTTGAAGGACATGAGGTCGGAAGGTTTCGTTACAAGCTCGCCTAATGGTCAACCCAAACTAACGAAGACGATGAGTCAAACCGCACTGCCGAAAGCTAAAAGCAAGACACTTTTAGTACAGGGAGTACCGCAAACGGCCGTCTAA